The following coding sequences are from one Channa argus isolate prfri unplaced genomic scaffold, Channa argus male v1.0 Contig023, whole genome shotgun sequence window:
- the atp10d gene encoding probable phospholipid-transporting ATPase VD isoform X3, whose amino-acid sequence MERLHWVQHRCQRLLARDWRRGWYSAPDGIPNKSSQDANCSPCRVNGKHRTVFARHGPQQHEYEAVSKSYKGNAIRTTKYSLLTFIPINLFEQFHSKQKEYIDQHWKDVRVGDFVHLSCNEIIPADMLLLYSSDPRGVCYIETANLDGETNLKQRQVVSDLPVQGLDFTPESYNSRVECDNPNNDLRRFRGYMEHSTGVRVGLHNSNLLLRSCTIRNTESVVGIVVYAGHETKAMMNNSGPRYKRSQLEKHLNTDILWCVFLLIVMCLTAAIGHGLWLKDLNDPVFQIDGVKSPALAGFYVFWTMIIVLQVLIPISLYVSIEVVKLCQIYFIQNDLALYNESLDSRIQCRALNITEDLGQIQHLFSDKTGTLTENKMVFRRCSIYGVEYPHEENAQRLEIYEREKNKAAGRSVTLKSGCSGKSLSCRSLSCTRSSVSLHTLTAESEEEEEKMSNYIQCRTNAFASHMAKDIIPDPELVRKLNWLFSPEFSLSANYSGTPSNLELTYITDFFLSLAICNSVVVSSPSQSLHVIQQRGTPLKSLEEIKLMFQRFSFSPFLARSPQQVKGSPCSLASRVFTRGKTSSSTLSILPNSNTDLSEPGQGRNLGISNLKQKLDLSGRGEGENSGYLMNSETEDVVNETKTKSHEGRQDLEERVREVDTNSDTDDELLYEAESPDEAALVYAARAYRCTLRGRSAESLLVDLPGIGSLAVQLLHILPFDSNRKRMSVVVRHPLTGQVVVYTKGADSVVMDLAEAPISNYGSSTEQAQEISNCIKSQTQKHLDSYAREGLRTLCIAKRVLEEEEYDEWLKRQLLAESSIENREELLMESAQRLETNLTLLGATGIVDRLQEEVPETIEALQRAGIKVWVLTGDKQETAINIACSCKLLCSNDQLLTANCRSKDTCAALLEELKQEVQRGENSRTNTPAIWNPGESSSGSVTSFILVIDGRTLDWALQDDLKTEFLELSCRCKAVICCRSTPLQKSQVVELIRDQLGTITMAVGDGANDVSMIQTADVGVGISGQEGMQAVMSSDFAISRFKHLSKLLLVHGHWCHSRLANMVLYFFYKNMMYVNLLFWYQFFCGFSGSVMTNSWVLIFFNLLFTSVPPLIYGVLDQFMSADTLMWLPELYQVAQTSKVYGPYMFWITFLDAFYQSLICFFVPYFALAGSDVGELSFGSPINASALIIILLHQVLESHTLTYIHVMVLVLSGAFYFGFVLLFSVICVTCSPPTNPVGVETLQMSKPLFYIICALTTVTALLPRLFLRALHNTLQPSAVLKSAEMDKVGAEMYRRRMQLWNLKLPVCTDNASLEPGMASVVS is encoded by the exons CAAGCAGAAAGAGTACATTGACCAACACTGGAAGGATGTGCGAGTTGGAGACTTTGTCCACCTCTCTTGTAATGAAATCATCCCCGCTGACATGCTGCTGCTATATTCCTCTGACCCCCGTGGGGTTTGTTACATTGAAACAGCAAACTTAGATGGAGAGACCAATTTGAAACAGAGACAGGTGGTCTCAGACCTCCCAGTGCAG ggaCTCGATTTCACCCCTGAGAGCTACAACAGTCGGGTTGAGTGTGACAACCCCAACAATGACCTCAGGAGGTTTAGAGGCTACAT GGAGCACTCCACTGGGGTTCGTGTCGGCCTCCATAACAGCAACCTCCTGCTGAGGAGTTGCACCATCCGCAACACTGAGAGTGTGGTGGGCATTGTGGTCTATGCTG GTCATGAGACTAAAGCCATGATGAACAACAGTGGGCCAAGGTATAAGCGCAGCCAGCTGGAGAAGcatttaaacacagacattctGTGGTGTGTGTTCCTGCTTATCGTCATGTGTCTGACTGCTGCTATAG GTCATGGCCTCTGGCTGAAGGACCTCAATGATCCAGTCTTTCAAATTGATGGGGTGAAGTCTCCTGCCCTGGCTGGATTCTATGTGTTCTGGACTATGATCATTGTGCTGCAG GTGCTGATCCCAATTTCTCTGTATGTGTCAATTGAGGTAGTGAAACTCTGTCAGATCTACTTTATCCAAAATGACTTAGCTCTGTACAATGAGTCACTGGACTCCAGGATCCAGTGCCGGGCCCTTAACATCACTGAGGACCTGGGTCAGATCCAGCACCTGTTCTCCGATAAGACAGGAACTCTAACAGAGAACAAAATGGTGTTCCGCCGCTGCAGTATCTATGGAGTTGAATATCCTCATGAGGAAAATG cTCAGAGGCTGGAGATATATGAAAGGGAGAAGAACAAGGCAGCCGGTCGCTCTGTGACTCTGAAGTCAGGCTGCAGTGGTAAATCTCTAAGCTGTCGCTCCCTCAGCTGCACCCGCAGCTCTGTGTCTctgcacacactcactgctgagtcagaagaggaggaggaaaaaatgtCCAACTACATCCAGTGCAGGACCAACGCCTTCGCCAGCCACATG GCAAAGGACATCATACCAGACCCTGAGCTTGTGAGGAAGTTAAATTGGCTTTTCTCTCCTGAGTTTTCTTTGAGTGCAAACTACTCTGGGACTCCATCCAACCTAGAGCTCACCTACATCACTGACTTCTTCCTATCTCTTGCCATCTGTAACAGTGTGGTAGTCTCCTCTCCCAGCCAATCGCTACATGTG ATACAGCAAAGAGGAACACCTCTGAAATCCCTGGAGGAAATCAAGCTGATGTTCCAGCGCTTCAGCTTTTCTCCCTTCTTAGCCCGCTCCCCTCAGCAGGTCAAAGGCAGCCCATGCAGCCTCGCCAGCAGGGTCTTTACCAGGGGGAAGACCAGTTCCTCTACATTGTCTATACTCCCCAACAGCAACACAGATCTATCAGAACCTGGACAAGGAAGAAACTTGGGCATATCCAATCTCAAGCAAAAACTAGACTTATCTGGCAGAGGGGAAGGAGAAAATTCTGGATACCTGATGAACAGTGAGACAGAGGATGTCGTcaatgaaacaaagacaaaatctcACGAGGGCAGACAGGATTTGGAAGAAAGGGTCAGAGAAGTGGACACCAATAGTGACACTGATGATGAACTGCTGTATGAGGcagagagtccagatgaggcaGCTTTGGTCTATGCAGCACGGGCATATCGCTGTACCCTGAGGGGACGTTCTGCAGAGAGTCTGCTAGTAGATTTGCCAGGAATTGGTTCCCTGGCTGTCCAGCTGCTTCACATCCTTCCTTTTGACTCCAACAGGAAGAGGATGTCAGTAGTGGTCCGCCACCCGCTCACAGGCCAAGTGGTTGTTTACACCAAGGGAGCTGATTCTGTTGTCATGGACCTGGCTGAGGCACCTATAAGTAACTACG GTTCTAGCACAGAGCAGGCTCAGGAGATCTCCAACTGCATCAAATCACAAAcccaaaaacatttagacagcTATGCAAGAGAAGGCCTCCGCACACTCTGCATTGCTAAAAGG gttctggaggaggaggaatatGATGAGTGGCTCAAGAGACAGCTGCTGGCTGAGAGCAGCATAGAGAATAGAGAGGAGCTGTTGATGGAGTCAGCTCAGAGACTGGAGACCAACCTCACTCTGCTGG GTGCCACAGGGATTGTAGACAGACTACAGGAGGAGGTCCCAGAGACCATTGAAGCTCTTCAGAGAGCTGGAATCAAAGTCTGGGTCCTCACTggagacaaacaggaaacagcaaTCAACATCGCCTGTTCTTGTAAACTACTCTGTTCCAATGACCAACTTCTGACAGCAAACTGCAGAAGCAAG GACACATGTGCAGCTTTATTGGAGGAGCTCAAACAGGAAGTACAGCGTGGGGAAAACAGTCGGACTAACACACCTGCAATATGGAATCCTGGGGAATCATCCTCAGGCAGTGTGACAAGCTTCATTTTGGTTATAGATGGACGGACGCTGGACTGGGCCCTGCAGGATGATTTGAAGACTGAATTCTTGGAGCTGAGTTGTAGATGCAAGGCAGTCATCTGCTGCAGGTCCACTCCACTGCAGAAGAGCCAGGTGGTCGAGCTGATTCGGGACCAGCTAGGCACCATCACCATGGCTGTGG GTGATGGAGCCAATGATGTGAGCATGATTCAGACAGCTGATGTAGGTGTTGGGATCTCTGGTCAGGAGGGTATGCAG GCTGTGATGTCCAGTGACTTTGCCATCTCCAGGTTTAAACACCTCAGCAAGCTGTTGCTGGTTCATGGCCACTGGTGCCATTCTCGTCTTGCAAATATGGTCCTCTACTTCTTCTACAAAAATATG ATGTATGTGAACCTGCTATTCTggtatcagtttttttgtggtttttctggAAGTGTCATGACCAACTCTTGGGTGCTCATTTTCTTCAACCTACTCTTCACCTCTGTCCCTCCTCTCATCTATGGAGTCCTGGATCAATTCATGTCTGCAGATACTCTGATGTGGCTGCCTGAGCTCTACCAGGTTGCACAGACCTCCAAG gtcTATGGTCCCTACATGTTCTGGATCACATTCCTGGATGCATTTTACCAAAGCCTCATCTGCTTCTTTGTGCCTTACTTT GCATTAGCAGGATCAGATGTTGGGGAGTTGTCGTTTGGTTCTCCGATCAATGCCTCAGCACTTATCATCATCCTGCTGCACCAGGTCCTCGAGAGTCACACTCTG ACATATATTCATGTGATGGTGCTGGTGTTGAGTGGTGCTTTCTACTTTGGCTTCGTGCTGCTCTTCAGTGTGATCTGTGTGACCTGCAGCCCCCCCACTAATCCTGTTGGAGTGGAAACACTACAAATGTCCAAGCCTCTTTTTTACATCATATGTGCTCTGACTACTGTAACAGCTCTATTACCCAG GCTGTTTTTAAGAGCTCTGCATAACACTTTACAACCCTCTGCTGTTCTGAAGTCAGCTGAGATGGACAAAGTGGGTGCAGAGATGTATCGCAGAAGAATGCAGCTCTGGAACCTGAAGCTACCAGTATGCACTGACAATGCCAGCCTGGAACCCGGCATGGCTTCAGTGGTGTCCTGA
- the atp10d gene encoding probable phospholipid-transporting ATPase VD isoform X5, whose protein sequence is MLLLYSSDPRGVCYIETANLDGETNLKQRQVVSDLPVQGLDFTPESYNSRVECDNPNNDLRRFRGYMEHSTGVRVGLHNSNLLLRSCTIRNTESVVGIVVYAGHETKAMMNNSGPRYKRSQLEKHLNTDILWCVFLLIVMCLTAAIGHGLWLKDLNDPVFQIDGVKSPALAGFYVFWTMIIVLQVLIPISLYVSIEVVKLCQIYFIQNDLALYNESLDSRIQCRALNITEDLGQIQHLFSDKTGTLTENKMVFRRCSIYGVEYPHEENAQRLEIYEREKNKAAGRSVTLKSGCSGKSLSCRSLSCTRSSVSLHTLTAESEEEEEKMSNYIQCRTNAFASHMAKDIIPDPELVRKLNWLFSPEFSLSANYSGTPSNLELTYITDFFLSLAICNSVVVSSPSQSLHVIQQRGTPLKSLEEIKLMFQRFSFSPFLARSPQQVKGSPCSLASRVFTRGKTSSSTLSILPNSNTDLSEPGQGRNLGISNLKQKLDLSGRGEGENSGYLMNSETEDVVNETKTKSHEGRQDLEERVREVDTNSDTDDELLYEAESPDEAALVYAARAYRCTLRGRSAESLLVDLPGIGSLAVQLLHILPFDSNRKRMSVVVRHPLTGQVVVYTKGADSVVMDLAEAPISNYGSSTEQAQEISNCIKSQTQKHLDSYAREGLRTLCIAKRVLEEEEYDEWLKRQLLAESSIENREELLMESAQRLETNLTLLGATGIVDRLQEEVPETIEALQRAGIKVWVLTGDKQETAINIACSCKLLCSNDQLLTANCRSKDTCAALLEELKQEVQRGENSRTNTPAIWNPGESSSGSVTSFILVIDGRTLDWALQDDLKTEFLELSCRCKAVICCRSTPLQKSQVVELIRDQLGTITMAVGDGANDVSMIQTADVGVGISGQEGMQAVMSSDFAISRFKHLSKLLLVHGHWCHSRLANMVLYFFYKNMMYVNLLFWYQFFCGFSGSVMTNSWVLIFFNLLFTSVPPLIYGVLDQFMSADTLMWLPELYQVAQTSKVYGPYMFWITFLDAFYQSLICFFVPYFALAGSDVGELSFGSPINASALIIILLHQVLESHTLTYIHVMVLVLSGAFYFGFVLLFSVICVTCSPPTNPVGVETLQMSKPLFYIICALTTVTALLPRLFLRALHNTLQPSAVLKSAEMDKVGAEMYRRRMQLWNLKLPVCTDNASLEPGMASVVS, encoded by the exons ATGCTGCTGCTATATTCCTCTGACCCCCGTGGGGTTTGTTACATTGAAACAGCAAACTTAGATGGAGAGACCAATTTGAAACAGAGACAGGTGGTCTCAGACCTCCCAGTGCAG ggaCTCGATTTCACCCCTGAGAGCTACAACAGTCGGGTTGAGTGTGACAACCCCAACAATGACCTCAGGAGGTTTAGAGGCTACAT GGAGCACTCCACTGGGGTTCGTGTCGGCCTCCATAACAGCAACCTCCTGCTGAGGAGTTGCACCATCCGCAACACTGAGAGTGTGGTGGGCATTGTGGTCTATGCTG GTCATGAGACTAAAGCCATGATGAACAACAGTGGGCCAAGGTATAAGCGCAGCCAGCTGGAGAAGcatttaaacacagacattctGTGGTGTGTGTTCCTGCTTATCGTCATGTGTCTGACTGCTGCTATAG GTCATGGCCTCTGGCTGAAGGACCTCAATGATCCAGTCTTTCAAATTGATGGGGTGAAGTCTCCTGCCCTGGCTGGATTCTATGTGTTCTGGACTATGATCATTGTGCTGCAG GTGCTGATCCCAATTTCTCTGTATGTGTCAATTGAGGTAGTGAAACTCTGTCAGATCTACTTTATCCAAAATGACTTAGCTCTGTACAATGAGTCACTGGACTCCAGGATCCAGTGCCGGGCCCTTAACATCACTGAGGACCTGGGTCAGATCCAGCACCTGTTCTCCGATAAGACAGGAACTCTAACAGAGAACAAAATGGTGTTCCGCCGCTGCAGTATCTATGGAGTTGAATATCCTCATGAGGAAAATG cTCAGAGGCTGGAGATATATGAAAGGGAGAAGAACAAGGCAGCCGGTCGCTCTGTGACTCTGAAGTCAGGCTGCAGTGGTAAATCTCTAAGCTGTCGCTCCCTCAGCTGCACCCGCAGCTCTGTGTCTctgcacacactcactgctgagtcagaagaggaggaggaaaaaatgtCCAACTACATCCAGTGCAGGACCAACGCCTTCGCCAGCCACATG GCAAAGGACATCATACCAGACCCTGAGCTTGTGAGGAAGTTAAATTGGCTTTTCTCTCCTGAGTTTTCTTTGAGTGCAAACTACTCTGGGACTCCATCCAACCTAGAGCTCACCTACATCACTGACTTCTTCCTATCTCTTGCCATCTGTAACAGTGTGGTAGTCTCCTCTCCCAGCCAATCGCTACATGTG ATACAGCAAAGAGGAACACCTCTGAAATCCCTGGAGGAAATCAAGCTGATGTTCCAGCGCTTCAGCTTTTCTCCCTTCTTAGCCCGCTCCCCTCAGCAGGTCAAAGGCAGCCCATGCAGCCTCGCCAGCAGGGTCTTTACCAGGGGGAAGACCAGTTCCTCTACATTGTCTATACTCCCCAACAGCAACACAGATCTATCAGAACCTGGACAAGGAAGAAACTTGGGCATATCCAATCTCAAGCAAAAACTAGACTTATCTGGCAGAGGGGAAGGAGAAAATTCTGGATACCTGATGAACAGTGAGACAGAGGATGTCGTcaatgaaacaaagacaaaatctcACGAGGGCAGACAGGATTTGGAAGAAAGGGTCAGAGAAGTGGACACCAATAGTGACACTGATGATGAACTGCTGTATGAGGcagagagtccagatgaggcaGCTTTGGTCTATGCAGCACGGGCATATCGCTGTACCCTGAGGGGACGTTCTGCAGAGAGTCTGCTAGTAGATTTGCCAGGAATTGGTTCCCTGGCTGTCCAGCTGCTTCACATCCTTCCTTTTGACTCCAACAGGAAGAGGATGTCAGTAGTGGTCCGCCACCCGCTCACAGGCCAAGTGGTTGTTTACACCAAGGGAGCTGATTCTGTTGTCATGGACCTGGCTGAGGCACCTATAAGTAACTACG GTTCTAGCACAGAGCAGGCTCAGGAGATCTCCAACTGCATCAAATCACAAAcccaaaaacatttagacagcTATGCAAGAGAAGGCCTCCGCACACTCTGCATTGCTAAAAGG gttctggaggaggaggaatatGATGAGTGGCTCAAGAGACAGCTGCTGGCTGAGAGCAGCATAGAGAATAGAGAGGAGCTGTTGATGGAGTCAGCTCAGAGACTGGAGACCAACCTCACTCTGCTGG GTGCCACAGGGATTGTAGACAGACTACAGGAGGAGGTCCCAGAGACCATTGAAGCTCTTCAGAGAGCTGGAATCAAAGTCTGGGTCCTCACTggagacaaacaggaaacagcaaTCAACATCGCCTGTTCTTGTAAACTACTCTGTTCCAATGACCAACTTCTGACAGCAAACTGCAGAAGCAAG GACACATGTGCAGCTTTATTGGAGGAGCTCAAACAGGAAGTACAGCGTGGGGAAAACAGTCGGACTAACACACCTGCAATATGGAATCCTGGGGAATCATCCTCAGGCAGTGTGACAAGCTTCATTTTGGTTATAGATGGACGGACGCTGGACTGGGCCCTGCAGGATGATTTGAAGACTGAATTCTTGGAGCTGAGTTGTAGATGCAAGGCAGTCATCTGCTGCAGGTCCACTCCACTGCAGAAGAGCCAGGTGGTCGAGCTGATTCGGGACCAGCTAGGCACCATCACCATGGCTGTGG GTGATGGAGCCAATGATGTGAGCATGATTCAGACAGCTGATGTAGGTGTTGGGATCTCTGGTCAGGAGGGTATGCAG GCTGTGATGTCCAGTGACTTTGCCATCTCCAGGTTTAAACACCTCAGCAAGCTGTTGCTGGTTCATGGCCACTGGTGCCATTCTCGTCTTGCAAATATGGTCCTCTACTTCTTCTACAAAAATATG ATGTATGTGAACCTGCTATTCTggtatcagtttttttgtggtttttctggAAGTGTCATGACCAACTCTTGGGTGCTCATTTTCTTCAACCTACTCTTCACCTCTGTCCCTCCTCTCATCTATGGAGTCCTGGATCAATTCATGTCTGCAGATACTCTGATGTGGCTGCCTGAGCTCTACCAGGTTGCACAGACCTCCAAG gtcTATGGTCCCTACATGTTCTGGATCACATTCCTGGATGCATTTTACCAAAGCCTCATCTGCTTCTTTGTGCCTTACTTT GCATTAGCAGGATCAGATGTTGGGGAGTTGTCGTTTGGTTCTCCGATCAATGCCTCAGCACTTATCATCATCCTGCTGCACCAGGTCCTCGAGAGTCACACTCTG ACATATATTCATGTGATGGTGCTGGTGTTGAGTGGTGCTTTCTACTTTGGCTTCGTGCTGCTCTTCAGTGTGATCTGTGTGACCTGCAGCCCCCCCACTAATCCTGTTGGAGTGGAAACACTACAAATGTCCAAGCCTCTTTTTTACATCATATGTGCTCTGACTACTGTAACAGCTCTATTACCCAG GCTGTTTTTAAGAGCTCTGCATAACACTTTACAACCCTCTGCTGTTCTGAAGTCAGCTGAGATGGACAAAGTGGGTGCAGAGATGTATCGCAGAAGAATGCAGCTCTGGAACCTGAAGCTACCAGTATGCACTGACAATGCCAGCCTGGAACCCGGCATGGCTTCAGTGGTGTCCTGA